The following proteins come from a genomic window of Sphingobium indicum B90A:
- a CDS encoding PQQ-dependent catabolism-associated beta-propeller protein: MLAPAIAQAASAQAETLYVSNERGNSVSVIDAASAKVVATWAVGGRPRGITVSKDGKYIYLCASTDHAVQVIERATGKVVAELPSGEDPEQFFLSRDGGTLFVANEDDAALTAIDLANRTVAFQVGVGGEPEGVAQSPDGRWVAVTSEEENVVNWVDVAKREMVDATPVDLRPRHVEFTGDGAQLWVAAEVGGTVQIVDAASRKVVETLHFAIPGVADHRILPCGIRFTPDGRTAVVALGRADHVALVDVASRKVRAYVPVGRRVWHVAVSGDGARAYAANGLSDNVSVIDLAKGEVTGTIPVGAAPWGIVAVR, encoded by the coding sequence ATGCTGGCTCCCGCGATCGCCCAGGCGGCGAGCGCGCAGGCGGAGACGCTCTATGTCTCCAACGAGCGGGGCAACAGCGTCAGCGTGATCGATGCGGCCAGCGCGAAGGTGGTGGCGACCTGGGCCGTGGGCGGCCGTCCTCGCGGGATCACCGTGTCGAAGGACGGGAAATATATCTATCTCTGCGCGTCGACCGACCATGCCGTGCAGGTGATCGAGCGCGCCACGGGAAAGGTCGTGGCGGAACTGCCGTCCGGCGAGGATCCGGAGCAGTTCTTCCTCTCGCGCGATGGCGGGACGCTGTTCGTCGCCAATGAGGACGATGCCGCGCTGACCGCCATCGACCTTGCGAACCGGACCGTCGCCTTTCAGGTCGGCGTCGGCGGCGAGCCTGAAGGCGTGGCGCAAAGTCCCGACGGCCGGTGGGTGGCGGTGACTTCGGAGGAGGAGAATGTCGTCAACTGGGTGGACGTGGCGAAGCGGGAGATGGTCGACGCGACGCCCGTGGACCTGCGCCCGCGGCATGTGGAGTTCACCGGCGACGGCGCGCAGCTGTGGGTCGCGGCGGAGGTGGGCGGGACGGTGCAGATCGTCGACGCGGCCTCCCGCAAGGTGGTGGAGACGCTGCATTTCGCCATTCCGGGCGTGGCGGACCATCGCATATTGCCCTGCGGCATCCGCTTCACGCCCGACGGCAGGACGGCGGTGGTGGCGCTGGGGCGCGCGGACCATGTCGCGCTGGTGGACGTGGCGAGCCGCAAGGTGCGCGCCTATGTGCCGGTGGGCAGGCGGGTATGGCATGTCGCCGTCAGCGGCGACGGGGCGCGGGCCTATGCGGCCAATGGCCTTTCGGACAATGTGAGCGTGATCGATCTGGCCAAGGGCGAGGTCACGGGAACGATCCCGGTGGGCGCGGCGCCGTGGGGGATCGTGGCGGTTCGGT
- the pedF gene encoding cytochrome c-550 PedF, which produces MNLGRISLLGAMAILGATTATGLMAHGNVTPQAVDTSALPDIGEEWLAKNPYSGNAKAIEIGQSAYGQNCARCHGLDAESGGIAPDLRYLEQGESGDQWFVERFRHGSSHDGKVYMPPFGDVLGQKAGWAIRAWLETKFQG; this is translated from the coding sequence ATGAATCTGGGACGCATCTCGCTGCTGGGCGCCATGGCCATATTGGGCGCGACCACGGCAACCGGCCTGATGGCGCACGGCAATGTGACGCCGCAGGCGGTCGACACCTCCGCCCTGCCGGACATCGGCGAGGAATGGCTGGCGAAGAACCCCTATAGCGGCAATGCCAAGGCCATAGAGATCGGCCAGTCCGCCTATGGCCAGAATTGCGCCCGCTGCCACGGGCTGGACGCGGAAAGCGGCGGCATCGCGCCCGACCTGCGCTATCTGGAACAGGGCGAATCGGGCGACCAGTGGTTCGTGGAGCGCTTCCGCCACGGCTCCAGCCATGACGGAAAGGTCTATATGCCGCCCTTCGGCGACGTGCTGGGCCAGAAGGCCGGCTGGGCGATCCGCGCCTGGCTAGAAACCAAGTTCCAGGGCTGA